In Solenopsis invicta isolate M01_SB chromosome 1, UNIL_Sinv_3.0, whole genome shotgun sequence, one genomic interval encodes:
- the LOC113003321 gene encoding uncharacterized protein LOC113003321 isoform X2: protein MLISDDSTQSLDQDKYVGLLTTYLMLTFFIGMTTLLTSKIFLLMNVQHICAMFQITSYRIERIVNKSQVKSLVFPEKFNNYKNIIEAVDLHRNALKLVLQFIKYEMP, encoded by the exons ATGCTAATATCGGACGATTCTACGCAATCATTGGATCAA GACAAATATGTCGGATTGTTGACAACATACTTGATGTTAACATTCTTCATCGGTATGACCACGTTGCTAACctcgaaaatatttttgctaatgAATGTGCAGCACATATGTGCAATGTTTCAAATTACTAG TTATCGAATCGAACGTATTGTAAACAAAAGCCAAGTGAAATCGTTAGTCTTTCcagaaaaattcaataattataaaaacattatagaGGCTGTCGATCTTCATCGAAATGCTCTGAAGTTAGTGTTGCAGTTTATAAAGTATGAAATGCcttga
- the LOC105195936 gene encoding uncharacterized protein LOC105195936 isoform X3, producing the protein MLKYNAQCLNIKRIRSIMERVLYDWKELSNAQEIEIIKEYADIGRFITLLTTLTIYIGVFSFIVIQFLPNILQAIISSKNNTDSRQLPILIECFIDQQKYFFLLLLAIFFCVACGLTTVAATETLVMSYVHHACGLFEIASYRIERALFKDTAKDITSSTQRSSIICQGIINGFTMYKRAIEFIDMIQITYKWAYSILLPLGVLSLSVNLFTFSRLVISKEYYNMCISFMFIFGHFGYMLFTNYLGQKIIDHSSNVFHRLYNVQWYVAPLKAQKLLLLLMQRSIRNCTIVVDGLFISSFEGFATLASTSISYFAVIFSLF; encoded by the exons atgttaaaatataatgctCAGTGCTTGAATATAAAACGA aTACGAAGCATTATGGAACGAGTGCTTTATGATTGGAAAGAATTAAGCAACGCGcaagaaattgaaataattaaggaATATGCAGATATTGGAAGATTTATTACATTGCTAACGACTT TGACCATCTATATAGGTGTTTTTAGCTTCATTGTGATACAGTTTTTACCAAACATTCTTCAGGCAATAATATCCAGTAAAAATAACACCGATTCACGACAACTTCCAATCCTTATAGAATGTTTTATAGATcagcagaaatatttttttctacttttactGGCAATATTTTTTTGCGTGGCATGTGGTTTAACTACAGTGGCAGCTACCGAAACACTTGTTATGTCATATGTACATCATGCATGTGGCTTATTTGAAATAGCCAG CTACCGCATAGAACGAGCTTTGTTCAAAGATACGGCAAAAGATATTACATCTTCTACGCAAAGAAGTTCGATAATATGTCAAGGGATAATCAATGGATTTACTATGTACAAACGAGCAATCGA GTTTATCGATATGATACAGATAACTTATAAGTGGGCGTATTCAATACTATTGCCATTAGGGGTACTATCGTTAAGCGTTAATCTTTTTACT TTTTCTCGATTGGTAATATCCAAGGAATATTACAATATGTGTATTAGTTTTATGTTCATTTTTGGCCATTTTGGCTACATGTTATTTACCAACTATTTAGGACAAAAAATAATCGATCATAGCAGCAATGTTTTTCACAGATT atacaACGTACAATGGTACGTAGCTCCGTTAAAAGCACAAAAATTATTACTGCTTTTAATGCAAAGAAGCATACGAAATTGTACAATTGTCGTTGATGGCTTATTCATTTCATCGTTCGAGGGATTTGCCACG ctTGCAAGCACATCCATTTCATACTTTGCGGTGATTTTTTCCCTCTTTTGA
- the LOC113003321 gene encoding uncharacterized protein LOC113003321 isoform X4, whose protein sequence is MDYNVDLFLNVCSVIGPIIYYTFTYFGMLTNQNKTKEFIEQVRYSWNSLKEKEELKIIHTHANIGRFYAIIGSSFSSPSNLLFQLKILLEFLLA, encoded by the exons ATGGACTATAACGtggatctttttttaaatgtttgctCAGTCATCGGACctataatatattacacatttacGTATTTTGGTATGCTTACTAATCAAAATAAA aCAAAAGAGTTTATCGAACAAGTGCGATATAGTTGGAATTccttaaaagaaaaagaggaactTAAAATCATACACACTCATGCTAATATCGGACGATTCTACGCAATCATTGGATCAA GTTTTTCGAGTCCCTCAAATCTGCTTTTTCAGTTGAAAATTTTGTTGGAATTCCTATTGGCGTGA
- the LOC113003321 gene encoding uncharacterized protein LOC113003321 isoform X3 encodes MCLTVIIHFGVMFLSNYIGQMVIDHSEDIFKKICCSRWYATPLNMQKCLMMIMHRSLKPSTLMIYFGLFLPSLQGFAKLISKSLSYFMVIYSMHR; translated from the exons ATGTGTTTAACAGTCATCATTCATTTTGGTGTCATGTTCCTATCTAACTACATTGGTCAAATGGTAATAGATCACAGCGAGGacatatttaagaaaat ATGCTGCTCTCGATGGTATGCGACGCCactaaatatgcaaaaatgtcTCATGATGATAATGCACCGAAGTCTAAAGCCTTCCACATTGATGATCTACTTTGGTCTGTTCTTGCCATCTTTGCAAGGCTTCGCTAAG CTTATCAGCAAGTCGTTATCATACTTTATGGTAATTTATTCTATGCACCGATAG
- the LOC113003321 gene encoding uncharacterized protein LOC113003321 isoform X1, with translation MDYNVDLFLNVCSVIGPIIYYTFTYFGMLTNQNKTKEFIEQVRYSWNSLKEKEELKIIHTHANIGRFYAIIGSRQICRIVDNILDVNILHRYDHVANLENIFANECAAHMCNVSNY, from the exons ATGGACTATAACGtggatctttttttaaatgtttgctCAGTCATCGGACctataatatattacacatttacGTATTTTGGTATGCTTACTAATCAAAATAAA aCAAAAGAGTTTATCGAACAAGTGCGATATAGTTGGAATTccttaaaagaaaaagaggaactTAAAATCATACACACTCATGCTAATATCGGACGATTCTACGCAATCATTGGATCAA GACAAATATGTCGGATTGTTGACAACATACTTGATGTTAACATTCTTCATCGGTATGACCACGTTGCTAACctcgaaaatatttttgctaatgAATGTGCAGCACATATGTGCAATGTTTCAAATTACTAG